A stretch of the Desulforamulus ferrireducens genome encodes the following:
- a CDS encoding Cof-type HAD-IIB family hydrolase produces MKTTYRMLAIDLDDTLLNGKLVISQRNKEYIQRAREAGVQVTLATGRMYCSALPYARELGLNLPLVTYQGALVKEAVSGEVLLHLPVPLALAREAVAWVKRLGYHINVYLDDKLYVEKMTPEAEQYVKISGIPAHPVGNMLDFLQEDPTKVLFVGGVEELNQLEVEMKQHFGSSLHICKSKPHFLELSHPEATKGHALDNLARLWGINREQVIAIGDAPNDLEMLEYAGLGVVMGNASQEVKAKADYIAPSNEEDGVAHVIAKFIFQE; encoded by the coding sequence ATGAAGACCACCTACCGCATGCTTGCCATCGACCTAGACGATACCTTACTTAATGGCAAGCTGGTCATATCCCAACGTAATAAAGAATACATCCAGCGGGCCAGGGAGGCTGGGGTGCAGGTTACCTTGGCCACCGGTCGCATGTATTGCTCGGCCTTACCCTATGCCAGGGAATTGGGGCTTAATTTGCCCCTGGTAACCTATCAAGGTGCTTTAGTTAAAGAAGCCGTCAGCGGCGAGGTTTTGCTGCACCTGCCGGTACCCTTGGCGCTGGCCCGGGAAGCAGTGGCCTGGGTGAAAAGGCTGGGTTACCATATTAACGTCTATCTTGATGATAAACTCTATGTGGAGAAAATGACCCCCGAGGCCGAACAATATGTGAAGATTTCCGGTATTCCCGCCCATCCCGTAGGAAATATGTTAGACTTTTTACAGGAAGACCCCACCAAGGTGTTGTTTGTGGGCGGTGTTGAGGAATTGAATCAACTGGAAGTAGAAATGAAACAGCATTTTGGCAGTTCCCTGCACATTTGCAAATCCAAGCCGCACTTCCTGGAGCTCTCCCACCCAGAGGCCACCAAGGGACATGCCCTGGATAACTTGGCCCGGCTGTGGGGCATCAATCGGGAGCAGGTGATTGCCATTGGCGATGCCCCCAACGATTTAGAAATGCTGGAATACGCCGGACTGGGGGTGGTGATGGGTAATGCCAGCCAGGAGGTTAAGGCCAAGGCAGATTATATTGCACCCTCCAACGAGGAAGACGGGGTAGCCCATGTTATTGCCAAGTTTATTTTCCAAGAGTGA
- the uvrC gene encoding excinuclease ABC subunit UvrC has protein sequence MECYKIMLGGAVVLADKIKNIPTRPGVYMYLDESGQVLYVGKAVSLRNRVRSYFQNTAKQAAKVQAMLKKAVDLEYIVTDSEMEALILENNLIKEHRPKYNILLKDDKTYPYIKVTLGERFPRVYTTRRVLKDGAKYFGPFTAVGAVNETLRLLKKIFPLRTCKQRELAPRERPCLNYHIKRCLGPCCNLVEPQQYQEMVQEVVLFLEGRHEALLKKLRRRMEEAAENLEFEKAAELRDQLLAIEKIVERQKVVSTEQVDQDVIAMARGFDEACLMVFFIRGGKLIGREHYFLEGTDTLERGEVMATFVQQFYNQTEFIPTEILLSEEVEEEKLLADWLSQLRGSKVQLKTPKRGDKYKLVEMAAQNALLTLEQTQLARQAGKEAVEGALGELMAALGLQQPPQRLECYDISNIQGTESVASMVVFEGGKPAKDQYRRFKIRTVDGPNDFASMKETIGRRFARAKEEQDALAAGQLTPKQAKFSRLPDVVIIDGGKGQLSAAREAMLEQGFAHIATFGLAKEEELLFAPGRPDPIRLPRDSKGLQMLQRLRDEAHRFALTYHRKLRSQRNLKSVLDEIEGIGAVRRRELYKAYKNLEAIKQASLEELAQVPGMNTRAAEAVYNYFRSK, from the coding sequence ATGGAATGTTATAAAATCATGCTGGGGGGTGCTGTCGTGTTAGCAGACAAGATTAAAAACATACCAACTCGCCCCGGCGTTTATATGTACCTGGATGAGTCGGGCCAGGTGCTTTACGTGGGCAAAGCGGTGTCCCTGCGAAACCGCGTCCGCTCCTATTTTCAAAACACAGCCAAACAGGCCGCCAAGGTACAGGCCATGTTAAAAAAGGCGGTGGATCTCGAATACATCGTTACCGACTCGGAAATGGAAGCACTAATATTAGAAAACAACCTAATTAAAGAACATCGTCCCAAATACAACATCCTGCTCAAGGATGATAAAACCTATCCTTATATAAAGGTAACCCTCGGCGAACGCTTTCCCCGGGTTTATACCACCCGGCGGGTATTGAAGGATGGCGCCAAATATTTTGGTCCCTTCACGGCGGTGGGCGCAGTGAACGAAACCCTGCGACTGCTGAAAAAAATCTTTCCCCTGCGCACTTGCAAGCAGCGGGAATTGGCCCCCCGGGAGCGGCCCTGCCTAAACTACCATATCAAGCGCTGCCTGGGACCCTGCTGCAATCTGGTAGAGCCACAACAGTACCAGGAAATGGTGCAGGAAGTGGTGCTGTTCCTGGAGGGACGCCACGAAGCTTTGCTGAAAAAACTGCGCCGGCGCATGGAGGAAGCCGCCGAGAACCTGGAATTTGAAAAAGCGGCAGAACTGCGGGACCAACTGCTGGCCATAGAAAAAATTGTGGAACGGCAAAAGGTGGTGTCCACCGAGCAGGTGGACCAGGATGTCATTGCCATGGCACGGGGTTTTGATGAAGCCTGCCTAATGGTCTTCTTTATTCGGGGTGGCAAACTCATTGGCCGGGAACATTACTTCCTGGAGGGCACCGACACCCTGGAACGGGGTGAGGTGATGGCCACCTTTGTACAGCAATTTTATAATCAAACCGAGTTTATCCCGACGGAAATCCTGCTCTCCGAAGAAGTAGAGGAGGAAAAGCTGCTCGCGGACTGGCTAAGCCAACTGAGGGGGAGTAAGGTGCAGCTTAAAACCCCCAAGCGGGGAGATAAATACAAGCTGGTGGAAATGGCCGCCCAAAACGCCCTGCTGACCCTGGAACAAACGCAGCTGGCCCGTCAAGCGGGCAAGGAAGCAGTGGAAGGTGCCCTGGGGGAACTAATGGCTGCTCTGGGACTGCAGCAACCGCCCCAGCGCCTGGAATGTTACGATATTTCCAACATCCAGGGCACCGAGTCAGTGGCCTCCATGGTGGTCTTTGAAGGGGGCAAGCCAGCCAAGGATCAATACCGCCGCTTTAAAATCCGCACGGTGGATGGGCCTAACGATTTTGCCTCCATGAAAGAAACCATCGGCCGCCGGTTTGCCCGGGCCAAGGAGGAACAAGACGCTTTGGCCGCTGGCCAGTTAACCCCCAAGCAGGCCAAATTTTCCCGCCTGCCGGATGTGGTAATCATTGATGGCGGCAAGGGGCAGTTATCCGCTGCCAGGGAAGCCATGCTGGAACAGGGCTTTGCCCATATTGCCACCTTTGGCCTGGCTAAGGAGGAAGAACTACTCTTTGCTCCGGGACGCCCGGACCCCATCCGACTGCCCCGGGATTCCAAGGGGCTGCAGATGCTGCAGCGTCTCAGGGATGAAGCCCACCGTTTTGCCCTTACCTACCACCGCAAACTGCGCAGCCAGCGCAACCTCAAATCGGTGCTGGACGAAATAGAAGGCATCGGCGCCGTCCGCCGCCGGGAACTTTACAAAGCCTACAAAAATCTGGAGGCCATCAAACAAGCCAGCCTGGAAGAACTGGCCCAAGTCCCCGGCATGAACACCCGTGCGGCCGAAGCGGTGTATAACTATTTTCGGAGTAAGTAG
- a CDS encoding TetR/AcrR family transcriptional regulator, giving the protein MNRQNTEELSRAEDSKNRILLAAEQIFSHKGLDGARVDEIAAKAEINKRMIYHYFESKENLYVEVLRRNYNKIYNLTKEAIVPGAAPQENAERALRRYFYFLAQDEEFVRLVSWEALQQGRYGSKVLPELLYLLQEDLGQILREGIEQGVFRQDLDIRHTLLSIHALCHVYFNRHDMVQPMWPTDRMSEDMLESRLQHILDLVFHGILSPTKRADFSK; this is encoded by the coding sequence ATGAACAGGCAAAATACAGAGGAACTATCCCGGGCGGAGGATAGTAAAAATCGCATTCTTCTGGCCGCCGAGCAGATTTTTTCCCATAAGGGCTTGGATGGCGCCAGGGTGGATGAGATTGCCGCCAAAGCCGAGATCAATAAACGCATGATTTATCACTATTTTGAAAGTAAGGAAAATCTCTATGTGGAGGTTTTGCGTCGTAACTACAACAAGATTTACAACCTAACCAAGGAAGCCATTGTTCCCGGAGCGGCACCCCAGGAAAACGCGGAACGGGCCCTCCGGCGCTATTTCTATTTTCTGGCCCAGGATGAGGAGTTTGTCCGGCTGGTCAGTTGGGAGGCCTTGCAACAGGGGCGCTATGGCAGCAAGGTGCTGCCGGAACTGCTTTACTTGCTCCAGGAGGATCTGGGACAAATTTTGCGGGAGGGCATTGAGCAGGGAGTCTTTCGCCAGGATCTGGACATTCGCCATACCCTGCTGAGCATTCACGCCCTGTGTCACGTGTATTTTAATCGGCATGATATGGTGCAGCCCATGTGGCCCACCGACAGAATGTCCGAGGACATGCTGGAAAGCCGGTTGCAGCACATTTTGGATTTAGTCTTCCACGGCATTTTAAGTCCGACGAAGCGGGCAGATTTTAGCAAATAG
- a CDS encoding HlyD family secretion protein codes for MEELVKAEQKKKKIALFFLGLIAVTVLILGGYFYKKQANLAEERNSLTATGTVEATSVLASFKVPGRLAELLVDEGSLVKKGDLLAALETRELEAELAQALGAHEAAIANSRQAQEAIPLTSQQVETTIAQCQAKVEQAQVKLKSAQQTYDRMVELHKAGAISDSQFEDATNNYEAAKKVLEEAQAGLAQAEAARLKVGVSQAQYEAALGQATQAQGAVEKATAYLENSKLKAPIGGFITQKYLEPGEMLSAGTPVLEITDLANTYVKVFISEQKIGRVQLGQQAEIRVAAFPDKVFKGEVVFINNAGEFAVKRAINEQYQHDLRSFEVKIAVPNPDYALKVGMTANVKILEE; via the coding sequence ATGGAAGAATTAGTTAAGGCTGAGCAGAAGAAAAAGAAAATTGCTTTGTTTTTCCTTGGCCTGATAGCAGTAACTGTGCTTATCTTGGGAGGCTATTTTTACAAAAAACAAGCTAATTTGGCGGAAGAACGTAATAGCTTGACCGCCACCGGCACCGTGGAGGCCACCAGTGTACTGGCTTCCTTTAAGGTGCCCGGTCGTCTGGCAGAGCTATTGGTGGACGAAGGTAGTCTGGTGAAAAAGGGAGACCTGCTGGCAGCTTTGGAAACCAGGGAACTGGAAGCAGAATTAGCCCAGGCCCTGGGCGCCCATGAGGCCGCCATTGCCAACAGCCGCCAGGCCCAGGAGGCCATCCCCCTCACCAGTCAGCAGGTGGAGACCACCATTGCCCAGTGCCAGGCCAAGGTGGAGCAGGCCCAGGTAAAACTGAAGAGCGCCCAGCAAACCTACGATCGGATGGTGGAATTACATAAAGCCGGAGCCATCTCGGACAGTCAGTTTGAAGACGCCACCAATAACTACGAGGCAGCTAAGAAGGTGCTGGAGGAAGCTCAAGCGGGCCTGGCCCAGGCTGAGGCGGCCAGGCTTAAGGTAGGTGTTTCCCAAGCCCAGTATGAAGCTGCCCTGGGTCAGGCCACTCAGGCCCAAGGAGCGGTGGAAAAGGCCACAGCCTATCTGGAGAACAGTAAATTAAAGGCACCCATCGGTGGCTTTATTACGCAGAAATATCTGGAGCCAGGGGAAATGCTCAGTGCCGGTACTCCGGTGCTGGAGATTACCGACTTGGCCAACACCTATGTGAAGGTGTTTATCAGTGAACAGAAAATTGGTCGGGTACAGCTGGGACAGCAGGCGGAAATTCGTGTGGCTGCCTTCCCGGACAAGGTCTTTAAAGGCGAGGTGGTCTTCATTAATAATGCCGGGGAGTTTGCGGTGAAACGGGCCATTAACGAGCAGTATCAGCACGATTTGCGCAGCTTTGAGGTAAAGATTGCGGTGCCTAACCCGGACTATGCCTTAAAGGTAGGTATGACCGCCAACGTTAAAATATTGGAGGAGTAA
- a CDS encoding ATP-binding cassette domain-containing protein, giving the protein MQPVIVAKDVVQVVKKKTVLENINLQVGQGEALGIFGTRGSGKTTLLHILAGLDRFSSGTVEILGFDVRKSDQYKGRLGLVTQEKSLFQELTVVENLDFIATLRRGERAALEQLVAQLELQEILSQPVATLEDGLYQRVALACALLHRPSVLLADELIKDIDLASRRLILQTIRQFMQEGGTLVCAFSNLDYACQFDRVAWLSGGKLTFYSPGEAKAEWQRLFQEFSLQSGEKDV; this is encoded by the coding sequence ATGCAGCCGGTAATTGTAGCCAAAGATGTGGTGCAAGTGGTTAAGAAAAAAACCGTGCTGGAGAATATAAACCTGCAGGTGGGCCAGGGCGAAGCCCTGGGTATCTTTGGTACCAGAGGTAGCGGTAAAACCACCCTGCTGCATATTTTAGCCGGGCTGGATCGCTTTTCGTCCGGTACGGTGGAGATTTTAGGTTTTGATGTTCGTAAGAGTGATCAGTATAAAGGTCGCTTGGGCCTGGTAACCCAGGAAAAAAGTTTGTTTCAAGAGCTTACTGTGGTGGAAAACCTGGATTTTATTGCCACTTTGCGGCGGGGTGAGCGGGCTGCCTTGGAGCAGTTGGTGGCACAGTTGGAACTGCAGGAAATATTGTCCCAGCCGGTGGCTACCCTGGAGGATGGTCTCTACCAGCGGGTGGCTCTGGCCTGCGCCCTGCTGCACCGGCCCAGTGTGCTCCTTGCCGATGAATTAATTAAGGATATAGATTTAGCTTCCCGCCGTTTAATCCTGCAGACAATACGCCAGTTTATGCAGGAGGGTGGCACCCTGGTTTGTGCCTTTAGTAACCTGGATTATGCCTGCCAATTTGACCGGGTGGCCTGGCTCAGTGGCGGCAAGCTGACCTTTTACAGCCCCGGCGAAGCAAAGGCGGAATGGCAGCGGCTGTTCCAGGAGTTTTCCCTGCAGAGTGGTGAAAAAGATGTTTAA